The following are from one region of the Achromobacter xylosoxidans genome:
- a CDS encoding GntR family transcriptional regulator — MNIATTSIAIKDDASGPLADVVFDQVLDAIYQGRLAPGSVINEVALAQEFGVSRGPVREAVRRLQGIQLITREPYIKARVVTLSAESALELFQMRMALEGVACNLATRRMSDEEIAQLLAELEQDRQRRLAAANGGAPAPRVFDFHERIVRASGNNRIINALCGDLYHLLRVYRRHSGTVLERKDDAYAEHWQILRAIRARDAELAESLMRSHIERAAQHLFEHLAEGASGTAGHPVSAA, encoded by the coding sequence ATGAACATCGCCACGACCTCCATCGCCATCAAGGACGACGCCTCCGGCCCGCTGGCCGACGTCGTTTTCGACCAGGTGCTGGACGCGATCTACCAGGGCCGGCTGGCCCCGGGCAGCGTCATCAATGAAGTCGCGCTGGCGCAGGAATTCGGCGTCAGCCGCGGTCCGGTGCGTGAAGCCGTGCGCCGCCTGCAAGGGATCCAGCTGATCACGCGCGAGCCCTACATCAAGGCGCGCGTGGTGACGCTGTCGGCGGAATCCGCGCTGGAACTGTTCCAGATGCGCATGGCACTGGAAGGCGTGGCCTGCAATCTGGCCACCCGCCGCATGAGCGACGAAGAAATCGCGCAGCTGCTGGCCGAGCTGGAACAGGACCGCCAGCGGCGCCTGGCAGCGGCCAATGGCGGCGCCCCCGCGCCGCGGGTCTTCGACTTCCATGAGCGCATCGTGCGGGCCAGCGGCAACAACCGCATCATCAACGCCCTTTGCGGCGACCTCTATCACCTGCTGCGCGTCTACCGCCGGCACTCCGGCACCGTGCTGGAGCGCAAGGACGACGCCTATGCCGAACACTGGCAGATCCTGCGCGCGATCCGCGCACGCGACGCCGAATTGGCGGAATCGCTCATGCGCTCGCACATCGAACGCGCGGCGCAACACCTTTTTGAACATCTGGCGGAAGGGGCGTCCGGCACCGCCGGGCACCCCGTCTCCGCTGCCTGA
- a CDS encoding oxaloacetate decarboxylase: MHNPRHQFRQLLKNEPFIVSPGVYDGYSIRLVEAAGFKTACTSGAAVSNALLGIADIGVMGLSENVTHCRHLARSVSIPLTADADTGYGNPVNVYHTVQMFEEAGVAGINLEDQVSPKRCGHMPGKDVVSEAEMVKKIEAACLARRDDDFVIIARTDSLAIEGIEGAVKRARAYAQAGADMLFPDAVRTEDDIKRLVDAAGIPVSINMGFGIRNRPTTPLIPLPRLKEIGVKRISLPRMLPAAAIYGMRQALQVMQGVIASGEPADRPDLLVGIEDIMQLMGYEQMRAMEKRLTTLAD, translated from the coding sequence ATGCACAACCCGCGCCACCAGTTCCGGCAATTGCTGAAGAACGAACCCTTCATCGTCTCCCCCGGCGTGTACGATGGATACAGCATCCGCCTGGTCGAGGCCGCGGGTTTCAAGACCGCCTGCACCAGCGGTGCGGCAGTGTCCAACGCACTGCTGGGCATCGCCGACATCGGCGTGATGGGCCTGTCGGAAAACGTCACCCACTGCCGTCATCTGGCACGCTCCGTTTCCATTCCCCTCACGGCTGACGCCGACACCGGCTACGGCAACCCGGTGAACGTCTACCACACGGTGCAGATGTTCGAGGAAGCCGGCGTCGCCGGCATCAACCTCGAAGACCAGGTCAGCCCCAAGCGCTGCGGCCACATGCCCGGCAAGGACGTGGTGAGCGAAGCGGAAATGGTCAAGAAGATCGAAGCCGCCTGCCTGGCGCGGCGCGACGATGACTTCGTCATCATCGCCCGCACCGACTCGCTCGCGATCGAGGGCATCGAAGGCGCGGTCAAGCGCGCCCGCGCCTACGCTCAGGCCGGCGCCGACATGCTGTTCCCAGACGCCGTGCGCACCGAGGACGACATCAAGCGCCTGGTGGACGCCGCCGGCATTCCGGTCAGCATCAACATGGGATTCGGCATCCGCAACCGTCCCACCACGCCGCTGATTCCCCTGCCGCGCCTGAAGGAAATCGGCGTCAAGCGCATCAGCCTGCCGCGCATGCTGCCGGCCGCCGCCATTTACGGCATGCGCCAGGCGCTGCAGGTGATGCAGGGCGTGATCGCCAGCGGCGAGCCGGCCGACCGTCCCGACTTGCTGGTTGGCATCGAAGACATCATGCAATTGATGGGCTACGAGCAGATGCGCGCCATGGAAAAGCGCCTGACGACGCTGGCCGACTGA
- a CDS encoding SDR family NAD(P)-dependent oxidoreductase, protein MTERNAQAHCVLTGASSGIGLALAELLLASGWQVTGVDIAPAAIKGHGQYRHLVCDLTDAAALRGLCALLDGCAPTALAHCAGAVRTGGALDTRPEDADWLWQLHGAAPMALVRALAPQLPDSRGRIVLVSSRAVLGRAQRLAYAATKSAQIGLARSLAAELIVRGITVNVVAPGAVDTPMLRDPKRGAPPQVELPLGRLIDAGEVAAAIAFFLGAQAGAVTGQTLYVCGGASLGAMPL, encoded by the coding sequence ATGACTGAGCGGAATGCGCAGGCGCATTGCGTCCTGACGGGCGCGTCGTCGGGCATCGGCCTGGCGCTGGCTGAACTGCTGCTCGCGTCCGGCTGGCAGGTGACGGGCGTGGACATCGCGCCGGCGGCAATCAAAGGCCATGGACAGTATCGCCATCTGGTGTGCGATCTGACCGACGCCGCCGCCTTGCGCGGTCTATGCGCGCTGCTGGACGGCTGCGCCCCGACGGCGCTGGCGCATTGCGCCGGCGCCGTGCGCACCGGCGGCGCGCTGGACACGCGCCCGGAAGACGCGGACTGGCTTTGGCAACTGCACGGAGCGGCGCCGATGGCGCTGGTCCGCGCCTTGGCGCCACAACTGCCGGACAGCCGCGGCCGCATCGTGCTGGTGTCCAGCCGCGCCGTGCTGGGCCGCGCGCAGCGCCTGGCCTATGCCGCGACCAAATCCGCCCAGATCGGCCTGGCGCGCAGCCTGGCCGCCGAACTCATCGTGCGCGGCATCACCGTCAACGTCGTCGCGCCCGGCGCGGTCGACACGCCCATGCTGCGCGATCCCAAGCGCGGCGCTCCGCCGCAGGTGGAGCTGCCGCTGGGCCGCCTGATCGACGCGGGCGAAGTCGCCGCGGCCATTGCCTTCTTCCTGGGCGCGCAGGCAGGCGCCGTCACCGGACAGACGCTCTACGTCTGCGGCGGCGCCTCGCTGGGAGCGATGCCGCTATGA
- a CDS encoding SDR family NAD(P)-dependent oxidoreductase, with protein MTQANAPTLHGKVVILTGAAGGLGQAIAAQCLLAGARVALLDRDSELLAQTRQTLAAPDTQTLAIACDVTDAQATREAVEKTATHWGAIHALVNNAATVTPGNKIADLTLEQWRQALDVNLTGAWLMSRCAIPHMAQAGGGVVLNIASQLGSVAAPGRGAYGASKAGLIALARAIAVDHAADGIRALSLSPGAVLTSRLVARYGSAQAAGAALAAKYPAGRLGTAEEIAQTAVFLISDAASFITGTDIRADGGYTAL; from the coding sequence ATGACGCAGGCGAACGCACCCACGCTGCATGGCAAGGTCGTGATCCTGACCGGCGCGGCCGGCGGATTGGGCCAGGCGATCGCGGCGCAATGCCTGCTTGCCGGCGCCCGCGTGGCCTTGCTGGACCGCGACTCGGAACTGCTCGCGCAAACCCGCCAGACCCTCGCTGCACCTGACACCCAGACGCTGGCGATCGCCTGCGACGTGACGGACGCGCAAGCGACGCGCGAAGCCGTCGAAAAAACGGCCACGCATTGGGGCGCGATCCACGCCCTGGTGAACAACGCCGCCACCGTCACGCCGGGCAACAAGATCGCGGACCTGACGCTGGAGCAATGGCGCCAGGCGCTGGACGTGAACCTGACGGGCGCGTGGCTGATGAGCAGGTGCGCCATCCCCCACATGGCGCAGGCGGGCGGCGGCGTCGTGTTGAACATCGCCTCGCAGCTGGGCAGCGTGGCCGCGCCGGGCCGTGGCGCGTATGGCGCCAGCAAGGCCGGTCTGATCGCGCTGGCGCGCGCCATCGCCGTGGATCACGCGGCCGATGGCATCCGCGCCTTGAGCCTGTCGCCGGGCGCGGTCCTGACCAGCAGGCTGGTCGCGCGCTATGGCAGCGCACAGGCCGCCGGCGCCGCCTTGGCGGCCAAGTACCCAGCCGGACGCCTCGGCACGGCCGAGGAGATCGCACAGACCGCAGTTTTCCTGATCAGCGACGCCGCCTCGTTCATCACGGGCACGGACATACGCGCGGACGGCGGCTACACCGCGCTATAG
- a CDS encoding Bug family tripartite tricarboxylate transporter substrate binding protein, with amino-acid sequence MKHITTTSATHGRPARPALRRSMLALLAGAFGLAAAPVFAQGTDNFPNRAVTIVVPFPAGGATDITARLVAEGLSKKWGQPVVVENKPGAGGNVGSEYVARAAPDGYTLVLGVTGSHGINTSLYKNMRYDPVKDFEAITQATLYPNAIIVNNDVPANNLQELIALLKKPDAHYSYGSDGNGTASHLGMELIKNQGKFEISHIPYRGSAPMVTDLLGGQIQVGVTGLPAVQAYAKSGKLKIVALTTAGRFASAPDYPTVAEQGFPGYAAPPWSGFFAPKGTPKPLVEKISADMREVMADPKTKEKLAASGSEFTPSTPEQFQAFVQQEIAKWAEAVKISGARID; translated from the coding sequence ATGAAGCACATCACCACCACCTCCGCAACGCACGGACGCCCGGCGCGTCCGGCCCTGCGCCGCAGCATGCTGGCGCTGCTTGCCGGTGCCTTCGGGCTGGCCGCCGCCCCCGTCTTTGCGCAGGGCACGGACAACTTTCCCAACCGCGCGGTCACCATCGTCGTACCCTTCCCGGCCGGCGGCGCCACCGACATCACCGCTCGCCTGGTGGCCGAAGGCCTGTCCAAGAAGTGGGGACAACCCGTGGTGGTGGAAAACAAGCCCGGCGCAGGCGGCAACGTCGGTTCGGAATACGTGGCGCGCGCCGCGCCCGACGGCTACACCCTGGTGCTGGGCGTGACGGGTTCGCACGGCATCAATACGTCGCTCTACAAGAACATGCGCTATGACCCGGTCAAGGATTTCGAGGCCATCACGCAGGCAACGCTGTATCCCAATGCCATCATCGTCAACAACGATGTGCCGGCCAACAATCTCCAGGAACTCATCGCGCTGTTGAAAAAGCCCGATGCGCACTACTCGTACGGCTCGGACGGCAACGGCACGGCATCGCACCTGGGCATGGAGCTGATCAAGAACCAGGGCAAGTTCGAGATTTCCCACATTCCGTACCGCGGCAGCGCGCCGATGGTGACCGACCTGCTGGGCGGCCAGATCCAGGTAGGCGTCACCGGCCTGCCCGCGGTGCAGGCCTATGCCAAGAGCGGCAAGCTGAAGATCGTGGCGCTGACCACGGCGGGACGCTTCGCCAGCGCGCCCGACTATCCCACGGTGGCCGAACAAGGCTTCCCCGGCTACGCCGCTCCGCCCTGGTCGGGCTTCTTCGCCCCCAAGGGTACGCCCAAGCCGCTGGTGGAGAAGATCTCGGCGGACATGCGCGAAGTCATGGCGGATCCCAAGACCAAGGAGAAGCTCGCCGCTTCCGGCAGTGAATTCACGCCTTCCACGCCCGAACAGTTCCAGGCTTTTGTGCAGCAGGAAATCGCGAAGTGGGCCGAGGCCGTCAAGATCTCCGGCGCGCGCATCGACTAA
- a CDS encoding TonB-dependent receptor, with amino-acid sequence MNKADTSTAYAKAGGNTSTSIYAAVCGALMSPGLALAQGSVAPGAVHELSPVHVQGQAVSDGYEANIASSPKMTAPLLDTPRSVTVITEQLMRDRAATSLMDVLRTAPGITFGAGEGGTPTGDRPFVRGYEASTDMMVDGMRDLGRFSHETFNLESVEILKGPSSAYSGRGSTGGSINLVSKSPKLENFAEGTVGVGTDDNWRLTGDGNWALGESSAFRLNFMKQGGDIPGRDHVETDRWGVAPSFSWGLGTPTQVTLSYYHLQNDDTPDLGIPFKNESRPDRGTPPKVDRNNYYGLIGRDYRKNQADMTTLMVEHKFSDKLKLRNGTRYSESTNEYVMTRPSFDNCAARVGGRPNPAYGVAPCSNEADGVKMSKALRSLNQTNRSFINQTDMFGEFTAGGLRHSYVAGLEFSTETISKRDGVPSGGFDKTLQDDLYNPNPRQPYTGSLRWGPRYDAAKTITRAAYVFDTVKFSEQWEANAGLRYDNYRVTSGNVERTDNMWNYQLGLVYKPAPNGSIYVSYGTSSNPSGETAGQSGGADGAAGGRLTAGTAALAPEKSRSIELGTKWDVFDERLSLTAAVFETRKTDARSSDPITGDVTLSGSNRVRGIELGVAGSITPKWQVWGGYSYMDPKVTSYQSGGTDYSGNQMKFIARQSASLWTTYKFLPELTVGAGATYTGKRYVDDANVYQLPSYWRYDAMAAYQFNKNFGLQLNLNNLTDETIYEASHVGLFSYVAPGRSAMLTATFRYN; translated from the coding sequence ATGAACAAAGCAGATACATCGACGGCCTATGCCAAGGCCGGTGGGAACACTTCGACCTCCATCTATGCCGCGGTGTGCGGCGCGCTGATGTCGCCGGGCCTGGCCCTGGCGCAGGGCAGCGTGGCGCCAGGCGCCGTGCACGAACTGTCGCCGGTGCACGTGCAGGGGCAAGCGGTCAGCGATGGCTACGAAGCCAACATCGCCTCGTCGCCCAAGATGACGGCGCCCCTGCTGGACACGCCGCGTTCGGTCACCGTGATCACCGAACAGCTGATGCGCGACCGCGCCGCGACTTCGCTCATGGATGTGTTGCGCACCGCCCCGGGCATTACCTTCGGCGCCGGCGAGGGCGGCACGCCCACCGGCGACCGGCCCTTCGTGCGCGGCTACGAAGCGAGTACCGACATGATGGTCGACGGCATGCGCGACCTGGGCCGTTTCTCGCACGAGACCTTCAACCTGGAGTCGGTCGAGATCCTGAAGGGGCCAAGTTCCGCCTATTCCGGCCGCGGTTCGACCGGCGGCAGCATCAACCTGGTCAGCAAGAGCCCCAAGCTGGAGAACTTCGCGGAAGGCACCGTCGGCGTGGGCACCGACGACAACTGGCGCCTGACCGGCGACGGTAACTGGGCGCTGGGCGAAAGCTCGGCATTCCGCCTGAATTTCATGAAGCAGGGCGGCGACATCCCGGGCCGCGACCACGTCGAGACCGACCGCTGGGGCGTGGCGCCCTCGTTCTCGTGGGGGCTGGGCACGCCGACGCAAGTCACGCTCAGCTACTACCATCTGCAGAACGACGACACGCCCGACCTGGGCATTCCGTTCAAGAACGAGTCGCGCCCGGACCGCGGCACGCCGCCCAAGGTGGACCGCAACAACTACTACGGCCTGATCGGCCGCGACTACCGCAAGAACCAGGCCGACATGACCACCCTGATGGTCGAGCACAAGTTCAGCGACAAGCTGAAACTGCGCAACGGCACGCGCTATAGCGAGTCCACCAACGAATACGTGATGACGCGCCCGTCCTTCGACAATTGCGCGGCGCGCGTGGGCGGCAGGCCCAACCCCGCCTATGGCGTGGCGCCGTGCTCGAACGAGGCGGACGGCGTGAAGATGAGCAAGGCGCTGCGCAGCCTGAACCAGACCAACCGCTCCTTCATCAATCAGACCGACATGTTCGGCGAATTTACCGCCGGCGGCCTGCGGCACAGCTATGTGGCCGGCCTGGAGTTCAGCACCGAGACGATCAGCAAGCGCGACGGCGTGCCCTCGGGCGGCTTCGACAAGACCCTGCAGGACGACCTGTACAACCCCAATCCCCGCCAGCCGTATACCGGCAGCCTGCGCTGGGGGCCGCGCTACGACGCCGCCAAGACCATTACGCGCGCGGCCTACGTGTTCGACACGGTCAAGTTCAGCGAGCAATGGGAAGCCAACGCCGGCCTGCGCTATGACAACTACCGCGTGACCAGCGGCAACGTCGAGCGCACCGACAACATGTGGAACTACCAGCTGGGTCTGGTCTACAAGCCCGCGCCCAACGGCAGCATCTACGTGTCCTACGGCACCTCGTCCAACCCGTCCGGTGAAACGGCGGGCCAGTCCGGCGGCGCGGACGGCGCGGCAGGCGGCCGCCTGACCGCGGGCACCGCGGCGTTGGCGCCTGAAAAGAGCCGCAGCATCGAGCTGGGCACCAAGTGGGACGTGTTCGACGAGCGCCTGTCGCTGACGGCGGCGGTGTTCGAAACCCGCAAGACCGATGCCCGCAGCTCCGATCCCATCACGGGCGATGTGACGCTGTCCGGCAGCAACCGCGTGCGCGGCATCGAGCTGGGCGTGGCGGGATCCATCACGCCCAAGTGGCAGGTCTGGGGCGGCTACAGCTACATGGACCCCAAGGTCACCAGCTACCAGAGCGGCGGCACCGACTACAGCGGCAATCAGATGAAGTTCATTGCCCGCCAGAGCGCCAGCCTGTGGACCACCTACAAGTTCCTGCCGGAGCTGACGGTGGGCGCGGGCGCCACCTACACGGGCAAGCGCTATGTGGACGATGCCAACGTCTATCAGCTGCCGTCCTACTGGCGCTACGACGCGATGGCGGCCTATCAGTTCAACAAGAACTTCGGCCTGCAGCTGAACCTGAACAACCTGACCGACGAGACCATCTACGAGGCTTCGCACGTGGGCCTGTTCAGCTACGTGGCGCCCGGCCGTTCGGCGATGCTGACCGCCACGTTCCGCTACAACTGA
- a CDS encoding SecDF P1 head subdomain-containing protein, which translates to MPSMRQLARAAALALLLPCAAYAETVVLQVARATAGADPQTSARTVDVELKPESRQALADFTRDRVGKRIQLRSGGVLLSSATLQSPLEGDSFRITAGEHGFAGKSAEEIAQSIMKSGGLTVDDENTAK; encoded by the coding sequence ATGCCATCAATGAGACAACTCGCCCGCGCGGCCGCGCTTGCGCTGCTGCTGCCCTGCGCGGCCTACGCGGAAACGGTCGTGCTGCAGGTGGCGCGGGCCACTGCCGGCGCCGACCCGCAAACCTCCGCCAGGACAGTGGACGTCGAGCTGAAACCCGAAAGCCGCCAGGCCCTGGCCGACTTCACCCGCGACCGCGTGGGCAAGCGCATCCAGCTGCGTTCAGGCGGCGTATTGCTGTCGTCCGCCACGCTGCAAAGCCCCCTTGAGGGCGACAGCTTCCGCATCACAGCGGGGGAACATGGCTTTGCCGGCAAGTCCGCGGAGGAAATCGCCCAGAGCATCATGAAAAGCGGTGGCCTGACGGTGGACGACGAAAACACCGCGAAATAA
- a CDS encoding 7TM diverse intracellular signaling domain-containing protein has translation MKWLAALWLALWLAPAWAQQPADACTAQVLSVQVAKGGDDGRRPESAQWQAVELPDDWSARWPGYSGTAWYRIGWTRSCAGAAPGQVALALESVVMAGEAYINDERIWSDPHLTEPLSRSWNMPRYWVIPDALLHPGENTLWIRVVGVAGQTPGLGPVHLGGQWTVLQQYEDLWWRNRTLFTLNLIVSAVLGGLCFFIWLMRREQRAFGWYALMALFWVLFIANVLVTSPWPFSDSLTAARANIMVLVLYVACFCVFTWRFGGQSVPRIEKALWLLAAVLLAAMVFVPQRHLAEVQLGVVLIVSAIFFANCLQFPVHAWRTRRPEHAMLAACLLVFVAACAHDLLRVLRLIDSDTTYTPFTSVVVMLCMSAVLGLRHARSVRRIERFNQELASGIEQARTELATTLEREHALALTNARLQDRLQIAHDLHDGLGGSLVRMMAVVEQASAPLHSQQFLSMLKLLRDDLRQTIDSGSSAGVTVPATPREWIAPLRHRFMQLFDELDISATWRVPELWRTPPSALQCMALTRLVEESLVNVLKHSRARRVELELRQSESDHLELRIEDDGVGFDVAAVLRAGISVGMRSMHTRIARVGGALEVASQPGRTALTATLGLRAPQA, from the coding sequence TTGAAGTGGCTGGCCGCCCTGTGGTTGGCGCTATGGCTGGCGCCGGCGTGGGCCCAGCAGCCTGCTGACGCCTGTACGGCGCAGGTACTGTCGGTGCAGGTCGCCAAGGGCGGCGACGATGGCCGGCGTCCGGAGTCGGCGCAATGGCAGGCGGTGGAGCTGCCCGACGATTGGAGCGCCCGTTGGCCGGGATATAGCGGCACCGCCTGGTACCGGATCGGTTGGACGCGCAGTTGCGCCGGCGCGGCGCCCGGCCAGGTGGCCCTGGCGCTGGAATCCGTCGTCATGGCGGGCGAGGCCTATATCAACGACGAACGGATCTGGAGCGATCCGCACCTGACGGAACCGCTGTCGCGCAGCTGGAACATGCCGCGTTACTGGGTGATTCCCGATGCCTTGCTGCATCCGGGCGAGAACACCTTGTGGATCCGCGTGGTCGGCGTGGCGGGGCAGACGCCCGGCCTGGGGCCGGTGCATCTGGGCGGGCAGTGGACGGTGTTGCAGCAGTACGAAGACCTGTGGTGGCGCAACCGCACGCTGTTCACGCTCAACCTGATCGTCTCGGCCGTCCTGGGCGGCTTGTGCTTCTTCATCTGGCTCATGCGGCGCGAACAGCGCGCCTTTGGCTGGTACGCGCTGATGGCCTTGTTCTGGGTGCTGTTCATCGCCAACGTGCTTGTGACCAGTCCCTGGCCGTTCTCCGACAGCCTGACGGCGGCCCGGGCCAACATCATGGTGTTGGTGCTGTACGTTGCCTGCTTCTGTGTCTTTACGTGGCGCTTTGGCGGGCAGTCCGTGCCGCGCATCGAGAAGGCGCTGTGGCTGCTGGCGGCCGTGCTGCTGGCGGCGATGGTCTTCGTGCCGCAGCGGCATCTGGCGGAGGTGCAACTGGGCGTGGTGCTGATCGTGTCCGCGATCTTCTTCGCCAATTGCCTGCAATTCCCGGTGCACGCGTGGCGTACCCGCCGACCCGAGCACGCCATGCTGGCGGCTTGCCTGCTGGTTTTCGTTGCAGCCTGCGCCCACGATCTGCTGCGGGTGCTGAGGCTCATCGACAGCGATACAACCTATACGCCTTTCACCAGCGTGGTGGTCATGCTATGCATGTCCGCGGTGCTGGGGCTGCGCCATGCGCGCAGCGTGCGCCGCATCGAGCGCTTCAACCAGGAGCTGGCCAGCGGCATCGAGCAGGCGCGCACCGAACTCGCCACCACGCTGGAACGCGAACATGCGTTGGCGCTGACGAACGCCCGGCTTCAGGACCGGCTGCAGATCGCGCACGATCTGCACGATGGGCTGGGCGGCTCCTTGGTCCGCATGATGGCCGTGGTGGAGCAGGCCAGCGCACCGCTGCACAGCCAGCAGTTTCTTTCCATGCTCAAGCTGTTGCGCGATGACCTGCGGCAGACCATAGACAGCGGTTCCAGCGCGGGCGTCACGGTGCCGGCCACGCCGCGGGAATGGATCGCGCCGTTGCGCCACCGCTTCATGCAGCTGTTCGACGAGCTGGACATCAGCGCCACCTGGCGGGTGCCGGAACTATGGCGCACGCCGCCCAGCGCCCTGCAATGCATGGCGTTGACGCGGCTGGTTGAGGAATCGCTGGTGAATGTGCTCAAGCACAGCCGCGCCCGGCGCGTGGAGCTGGAGCTGCGGCAGTCCGAATCCGACCACCTCGAACTGCGCATCGAGGATGACGGCGTCGGCTTTGACGTGGCCGCGGTGCTGCGCGCGGGCATCAGCGTGGGCATGCGCAGCATGCATACCCGCATCGCCAGGGTAGGGGGCGCGCTGGAGGTTGCGTCGCAGCCGGGACGGACCGCGCTGACCGCCACGCTGGGGCTGCGCGCGCCTCAGGCTTGA
- a CDS encoding LuxR C-terminal-related transcriptional regulator codes for MTAHMLASESTLPAPVLLVEDEPLICRRLEGLLLQLGYAPEALVFAATLAQAREQLASQPFALALVDLGLPDGNGTDLIAEMHAEDSSLAILVISAWSTEDAILAALRAGATGYVLKERDDLEVSLSIRSVLRGGAPIDPFVARRIIEELRPRRAERADEAADESVETLSPRESQILRLVSEGLGNREIAEELHLSRYTVECHVKHIYRKLAVSSRTRAIHAARTRGLLD; via the coding sequence ATGACCGCCCACATGCTTGCTTCCGAGTCGACCCTGCCTGCCCCGGTGCTGCTGGTGGAGGACGAACCCCTGATCTGCCGCCGGCTGGAAGGCCTGCTGCTGCAGCTTGGCTATGCGCCGGAGGCGCTGGTGTTTGCCGCCACGCTGGCGCAGGCGCGCGAGCAGCTCGCCAGCCAGCCGTTTGCGCTGGCGCTGGTCGACCTGGGCCTGCCCGACGGCAATGGCACCGATCTGATCGCCGAGATGCACGCGGAGGACTCCAGCCTGGCGATCCTGGTGATTTCAGCATGGAGCACGGAAGACGCAATTCTTGCCGCGCTGCGCGCGGGCGCCACGGGCTATGTGCTCAAGGAGCGCGACGACCTGGAGGTGTCCCTGTCCATCCGCAGCGTGCTGCGGGGCGGGGCGCCGATCGATCCCTTCGTGGCCAGGCGCATCATCGAAGAACTGCGCCCCAGACGGGCCGAACGTGCCGACGAGGCTGCGGACGAATCCGTCGAAACCCTGAGTCCGCGCGAAAGCCAGATCCTGCGGCTGGTCTCCGAGGGACTGGGAAACCGCGAGATCGCCGAGGAGCTGCATCTGTCGCGCTACACCGTCGAATGCCACGTCAAGCACATCTACCGCAAGCTCGCGGTCTCCTCGCGGACGCGGGCCATACACGCGGCGCGCACGCGCGGCTTGCTCGATTGA
- a CDS encoding EAL domain-containing protein: MKRAAAQCQQLGDHEVMLMAWRGNGLSVALQPQFNLLNGEMVAAECLARWKHPTMGDISPADFVPAVHRLGLDLFFFEQICRLAVDAAQALQEQGIDVPLAINASASTLVSHDAVDVLTGYAAAANIPMTRFRIELTEDQPITHLELLRKSLKKFAKAGCQVSMDDFGTGYASLQLLNALPIAELKIDGRFVRRIRRDRKAREITRLSVLLGERLGLRVIAEGIESAPDIALLQSMGCSHGQGYVLSPPVVLSEFIESRKR, encoded by the coding sequence ATGAAACGCGCTGCAGCGCAATGCCAGCAACTTGGCGACCACGAAGTCATGTTGATGGCATGGCGAGGCAACGGCTTGAGCGTCGCCCTACAGCCGCAATTCAACCTGCTGAATGGCGAAATGGTCGCCGCGGAATGTCTGGCTCGTTGGAAACACCCGACCATGGGCGATATCAGCCCGGCTGATTTCGTGCCCGCCGTCCATCGACTGGGCCTGGATCTGTTTTTCTTCGAGCAGATCTGCCGGCTGGCGGTGGACGCGGCGCAGGCGCTGCAGGAGCAGGGAATCGACGTGCCGCTGGCGATCAACGCGTCGGCCTCAACCTTGGTCAGCCATGATGCGGTCGACGTCCTGACGGGCTATGCCGCCGCGGCAAACATCCCAATGACGCGCTTCCGGATCGAGCTGACCGAAGACCAGCCCATCACCCACCTTGAACTGCTGCGCAAGTCCTTGAAGAAATTCGCGAAGGCCGGCTGCCAGGTCAGCATGGACGATTTCGGAACCGGCTATGCTTCCTTGCAGCTATTGAACGCCCTGCCCATCGCCGAGCTGAAGATCGACGGACGCTTCGTGCGCCGCATCCGCCGCGACCGGAAAGCGCGGGAAATCACGCGTCTGTCGGTGTTGCTGGGGGAACGGCTAGGCCTGCGCGTAATCGCCGAAGGCATCGAAAGCGCGCCGGACATCGCTCTGCTCCAGTCCATGGGGTGCAGCCACGGGCAGGGCTATGTGCTGTCGCCGCCCGTCGTATTGTCCGAGTTCATCGAAAGCCGGAAGCGGTAG
- a CDS encoding Hpt domain-containing protein — protein MHPDQESSQDQAVAALRDELLSKVGNDRSIAAELAHSLHVNHRKDVDALQLAIGQEQWLDVKRYAHRILNTAQLLGCSALVELCLRVETMLVREPGQAREELLADYVPVVKNLSAVLERVSRTF, from the coding sequence ATGCATCCCGACCAGGAAAGCTCACAGGACCAGGCGGTGGCTGCGCTGCGCGATGAACTGCTTTCCAAGGTCGGTAACGACCGGAGCATCGCGGCGGAGCTGGCGCATAGCCTGCACGTCAACCACAGGAAGGACGTCGATGCCTTGCAGCTGGCGATCGGACAGGAGCAGTGGTTAGACGTCAAACGATATGCGCATCGAATTCTGAATACCGCGCAATTGCTGGGCTGCAGCGCCCTGGTTGAACTTTGTCTGCGCGTTGAGACCATGCTAGTCAGGGAGCCTGGGCAGGCGCGTGAGGAGCTTTTGGCGGACTACGTCCCGGTCGTCAAGAATCTGAGCGCGGTTCTGGAGCGCGTGAGCCGCACATTCTGA